A window of the Budorcas taxicolor isolate Tak-1 chromosome 10, Takin1.1, whole genome shotgun sequence genome harbors these coding sequences:
- the LOC128053958 gene encoding olfactory receptor 4F3/4F16/4F29-like — protein sequence MYGTNQSMVSEFVFLGLTNSWEIQLLLFVFSSSFYIASTMGNLLIMLTVIADPHLHSSMYFLLANLSFIDLGFSTIFSLKMIYDLFRKHKVISFSGCITQIFFIHIIGGVEVVLLIAMAFDRYVAICKPLHYLTIMSPRMCVFFIVSAWIIGLIHSMVQLACVVNLPFCGPNVLDSFYCDLPRLIKLACIDTFQLEFMVTANSGFISVSSFFILIISYIIIILTVQKQSSVGSSKALSTLSAHITVVVLFFGPLMFFYIWPFSSTHLDKFLAIFDAVLTPFLNPVIYTFRNHEMKVAMRRVCKQLMNYRRSLK from the coding sequence ATGTATGGAACAAATCAGTCTATGGTGTCAGAGTTTGTGTTCCTGGGACTCACCAATTCCTGGGAGATTCAACTTCTCCTCTTTGTGTTCTCCTCTAGTTTTTACATAGCAAGCACAATGGGAAACTTGCTCATTATGCTCACTGTTATTGCTGACCCTCACTTACACTCCTCCATGTACTTTCTGTTGGCCAACCTTTCCTTCATTGACCTGGGATTTTCTACTATCTTTTCTCTCAAGATGATTTATGACCTTTTCAGAAAGCATAAAGTCATCTCCTTTAGTGGCTGCATCACTCAGATCTTCTTCATCCACATCATcggtggggtggaggtggtgcTGCTTATAGCCATGGCCTTTGACAGATATGTTGCCATATGTAAGCCTCTCCACTATCTGACCATCATGAGCCCAAGGATGTGTGTTTTCTTTATAGTGTCTGCCTGGATTATTGGCCTTATCCACTCCATGGTTCAACTGGCTTGTGTGGTAAACTTACCCTTCTGTGGCCCAAATGTGTTGGACAGCTTTTACTGTGACCTTCCTCGGTTGATCAAACTTGCCTGCATAGACACGTTCCAGCTAGAATTCATGGTCACGGCCAACAGTGGATTCATCTCTGTTAGCTCCTTCTTCATTCTGATCATTTCCTACATTATCATCATTCTCACTGTTCAGAAACAGTCTTCAGTGGGTTCATCCAAGGCTCTGTCCACACTTTCAGCTCACATCACTGTGGTAGTCTTGTTCTTTGGTCCTTTGATGTTTTTTTATATATGGCCATTTTCCTCCACACACCTGGATAAGTTTCTGGCTATATTTGATGCAGTTCTCACTCCTTTCCTGAATCCTGTTATTTACACATTCAGGAATCATGAAATGAAGGTTGCAATGAGGAGAGTATGCAAACAGCTAATGAATTACAGGAGATCTCTAAAGTGA